The following coding sequences lie in one Leucobacter allii genomic window:
- a CDS encoding ABC transporter substrate-binding protein, with protein MFYLFGEGSGVDSLVRSVGAVDVAEEIGWVGEKPMTEEALIAMEPDVILVMTKGLESAGGVDGLLAAQPSIALTPAGERRRIIDVDDSVLFAGGTRIPDVIDGLARAIYAPDSLA; from the coding sequence ATCTTCTACCTCTTCGGCGAGGGCAGCGGAGTGGACAGCCTCGTCCGCTCCGTCGGCGCGGTCGACGTGGCCGAGGAGATCGGCTGGGTCGGCGAGAAGCCGATGACGGAGGAGGCGCTCATCGCGATGGAGCCCGACGTCATCCTCGTGATGACCAAGGGACTCGAGAGCGCCGGCGGCGTCGACGGACTGCTCGCGGCCCAGCCGAGCATCGCGCTCACCCCGGCGGGCGAGCGGCGGCGCATCATCGATGTGGACGACTCGGTGCTCTTCGCCGGCGGCACCCGCATCCCCGACGTGATCGACGGGCTGGCCCGTGCGATCTACGCGCCCGACTCCCTCGCGTGA
- a CDS encoding ABC transporter substrate-binding protein, with protein sequence MRLGSRRRVLAAAVVALLGLGLTACQTGGAHGGGDEAAEAVELPALSELTPLEDPRAYEGPTTAVVGGPSIPPLAEAPAAELPVTVVSKDGAGDTEITVEDASRIVPLSLSGSVGELVYAFGLADHIVGRDISTSFPGSDEIPVITKDGHSVDAEAVLALNPSVIITDGSIGPVDVVLQLRDAGIPVVTVDRAIDPESSFATAQQVADALGIGDAAPGLVDTLRQAIADKEAEVAELRPEDPAKLPAWPSSTCAARRASSTSSARAAEWTASSAPSARSTWPRRSAGSARSR encoded by the coding sequence ATGAGGCTGGGATCGAGGCGCCGGGTACTGGCCGCGGCCGTGGTGGCGCTGCTGGGGCTCGGTCTGACCGCCTGCCAGACAGGCGGCGCGCATGGCGGAGGCGACGAAGCCGCCGAGGCGGTCGAGCTGCCGGCGCTCAGCGAGCTCACCCCGCTCGAGGATCCGAGGGCCTACGAGGGGCCGACCACCGCGGTCGTCGGCGGGCCGAGCATCCCGCCGCTCGCGGAGGCCCCGGCCGCCGAGCTCCCGGTCACGGTCGTCTCGAAGGACGGCGCGGGCGACACCGAGATCACCGTCGAGGACGCCTCGCGCATCGTGCCGCTCTCCCTGAGCGGCTCCGTGGGCGAACTCGTCTACGCCTTCGGTCTCGCCGACCACATCGTCGGGCGCGACATCTCGACGAGCTTCCCGGGCTCGGACGAGATCCCCGTGATCACGAAGGACGGCCACTCGGTCGACGCCGAGGCGGTCCTCGCGCTCAACCCCTCCGTCATCATCACGGACGGCAGCATCGGTCCCGTCGACGTCGTGCTGCAGCTGCGCGACGCGGGGATCCCGGTCGTCACGGTCGATCGCGCCATCGATCCCGAGTCGAGCTTCGCGACCGCCCAGCAGGTGGCCGACGCCCTCGGCATCGGCGACGCGGCCCCCGGGCTCGTCGACACCCTGCGGCAGGCCATCGCGGACAAGGAGGCCGAGGTCGCGGAGCTGCGGCCCGAGGACCCCGCGAAGCTGCCCGCGTGGCCTTCCTCTACGTGCGCGGCACGGCGGGCATCTTCTACCTCTTCGGCGAGGGCAGCGGAGTGGACAGCCTCGTCCGCTCCGTCGGCGCGGTCGACGTGGCCGAGGAGATCGGCTGGGTCGGCGAGAAGCCGATGA
- a CDS encoding FecCD family ABC transporter permease, translating to MTSPPPRTAPRPEPAAAATLHRGRSASRHLATKTILFAALAFALAASIVLSAGTGQLGIPPQEVLGSLLHRVGIDWLPMPAHPTGDATLWAIRFPRVAMAALVGAGLAVSGLLMQAIFGNPLAEPGVIGISSGAAVGAGLAIVFGLTVFGEWTTAVFAFAAGLTATLVVYGMSRAQGRTEVVTLVLTGIAVNAIAGAAIALLTFLGDTQSREQIVFWQLGSLAGSRWTQIAIVAPIVAVGLLAAYFAARKLDLLSLGERNARHLGVNVEVLRIVMIFVVALLTGAAVAFAGIISFVGLVIPHLMRMVLGPAHLPLVTASALGGALLLTLADLGARTIVPNADMPIGMLTALVGGPFFFWLLRRTRKRSGGWG from the coding sequence ATGACCTCACCTCCCCCACGCACCGCTCCGCGCCCCGAGCCGGCCGCTGCCGCCACGCTCCACCGCGGCCGCTCCGCCTCCCGGCATCTCGCGACGAAGACGATCCTCTTCGCGGCGCTCGCGTTCGCGCTCGCCGCGTCGATCGTCCTCTCCGCCGGCACCGGGCAGCTCGGCATCCCGCCGCAGGAGGTGCTCGGATCGCTGCTGCACCGCGTCGGCATCGACTGGCTGCCGATGCCCGCCCACCCGACGGGGGACGCCACGCTCTGGGCGATCCGCTTCCCGCGCGTCGCGATGGCCGCGCTCGTCGGCGCCGGACTCGCCGTGTCGGGCCTGCTCATGCAGGCCATCTTCGGCAACCCGCTCGCGGAGCCCGGCGTCATCGGCATCTCCTCGGGCGCGGCCGTCGGCGCGGGGCTCGCCATCGTGTTCGGGCTCACCGTGTTCGGGGAGTGGACGACGGCCGTGTTCGCCTTCGCCGCGGGCCTCACCGCGACCCTCGTCGTCTACGGCATGAGCCGCGCCCAGGGGCGCACGGAGGTCGTGACCCTCGTCCTCACCGGCATCGCCGTCAACGCCATCGCGGGGGCGGCGATCGCCCTCCTCACCTTCCTCGGTGACACCCAGTCGCGCGAGCAGATCGTCTTCTGGCAGCTCGGCAGCCTCGCGGGCAGCCGGTGGACGCAGATCGCCATCGTCGCCCCCATCGTCGCGGTCGGGCTGCTCGCCGCGTACTTCGCGGCCCGGAAGCTGGATCTGCTCTCCCTCGGCGAGCGCAACGCCCGCCATCTCGGCGTCAACGTCGAGGTGCTGCGCATCGTCATGATCTTCGTCGTGGCGCTCCTCACGGGCGCGGCGGTCGCCTTCGCCGGCATCATCTCCTTCGTCGGACTCGTGATCCCGCACCTCATGCGCATGGTGCTCGGCCCCGCGCATCTGCCGCTCGTCACCGCATCGGCGCTCGGCGGGGCGCTGCTGCTCACGCTGGCCGATCTCGGGGCGCGCACCATCGTGCCGAACGCCGACATGCCGATCGGCATGCTCACGGCTCTGGTCGGCGGCCCCTTCTTCTTCTGGCTGCTGCGACGCACCCGCAAGCGCTCCGGGGGGTGGGGCTGA
- a CDS encoding heme ABC transporter ATP-binding protein — MAARHFVLPERPEPGAVVCAAEEVHLERGGRVLLDSVSLELRAGEVLALLGPNGAGKSTLLSMLSGDATPDRGSVRFGDRPLADWSLTELSRRRSVLLQDNQLLFPFTVHQVVEMGRAPWRRTPLEDDDNFAISEAIDAADIAHLGSRRVPSLSGGERARAAFARVMAGRTGVLMLDEPTAALDLGHQEAVLSIARERARAGDAVLVVLHDLNLASAYADRIALLQEGRVAACDAPERVLTAETVSSVYRTPVEVIPHPVTGHGIVVPLRH; from the coding sequence ATGGCCGCGCGCCACTTCGTCCTGCCCGAGCGCCCGGAGCCCGGTGCCGTCGTCTGCGCGGCCGAGGAGGTCCATCTCGAGCGCGGCGGCCGTGTGCTCCTCGACTCGGTCTCGCTCGAGCTGCGCGCGGGCGAGGTCCTCGCGCTCCTCGGCCCGAACGGGGCGGGGAAGTCGACGCTGCTGAGCATGCTCTCCGGGGATGCGACGCCGGATCGCGGCAGCGTGCGCTTCGGCGATCGACCGCTCGCCGACTGGTCGCTGACCGAGCTGTCGCGCCGGCGCAGCGTGCTGCTGCAGGACAACCAGCTGCTCTTCCCGTTCACCGTGCACCAGGTCGTCGAGATGGGTCGGGCGCCGTGGCGCCGCACCCCGCTCGAGGACGACGACAACTTCGCGATCTCCGAGGCGATCGACGCCGCCGACATCGCGCACCTCGGGAGCCGCCGGGTCCCCTCGCTCTCCGGCGGGGAGCGCGCACGGGCGGCCTTCGCGCGCGTCATGGCCGGCCGCACGGGGGTGCTCATGCTCGACGAGCCGACCGCGGCGCTCGATCTCGGCCACCAGGAGGCGGTGCTGTCGATCGCCCGCGAGCGCGCCCGCGCGGGCGACGCCGTGCTCGTCGTGCTCCACGACCTGAATCTCGCCTCGGCCTACGCCGACCGCATCGCGCTGCTGCAGGAGGGCCGGGTCGCCGCGTGCGACGCGCCCGAGCGGGTGCTCACGGCGGAGACCGTGAGCTCCGTCTACCGCACGCCGGTCGAGGTGATCCCGCACCCGGTCACCGGACACGGGATCGTGGTGCCGCTGCGCCACTGA
- a CDS encoding HtaA domain-containing protein, translating into MNARPIRRTGSALMGAALAGTIIAGGLLAGPGAAQATSDGAAEACEITGGTLSWGVKESFRSYISGTIANGSWETSDGATYETPDFGWSGATGRIDPATGTGTVSFTGTVHFTGHDGVLDLTIANPTIEFEGDGKAALMLDTRSTDTEGEVVVDAAQQWVGDVSVGETVAPSGDALALADLPAVLTSEGVKAFAGFYEAGQELDPLNLDLEFTGCDASGAPAAAASDGGAGAEEPQIATPAVADTAGPQIPWLPIGIGGAALFVIGLTLGLLIGGRKRQVPASQPVAPQSAAVDAATPAEPTGPAAP; encoded by the coding sequence GTGAACGCCCGACCCATCCGCCGCACCGGATCCGCCCTCATGGGAGCCGCGCTCGCCGGCACGATCATCGCGGGCGGCCTGCTCGCCGGGCCCGGAGCGGCGCAGGCGACGAGCGACGGCGCCGCCGAGGCCTGCGAGATCACGGGAGGCACCCTGAGCTGGGGCGTCAAGGAGAGCTTCCGCTCCTACATCAGCGGCACCATCGCGAACGGCTCCTGGGAGACGAGCGACGGCGCCACGTACGAGACGCCCGACTTCGGCTGGTCCGGCGCGACCGGCCGCATCGATCCCGCGACCGGCACCGGCACGGTGTCCTTCACCGGCACCGTGCACTTCACGGGGCACGACGGCGTCCTCGACCTCACCATCGCCAACCCGACGATCGAATTCGAGGGCGACGGCAAGGCCGCGCTCATGCTCGACACGCGCAGCACCGACACCGAAGGCGAGGTCGTCGTGGACGCGGCCCAGCAGTGGGTCGGCGACGTCTCGGTCGGCGAGACCGTGGCGCCGAGCGGCGACGCGCTGGCGCTCGCCGACCTGCCCGCGGTGCTCACGAGCGAGGGCGTCAAGGCCTTCGCCGGTTTCTACGAGGCCGGGCAGGAGCTGGATCCGCTGAACCTCGACCTCGAGTTCACCGGGTGCGATGCGTCCGGCGCCCCCGCGGCAGCCGCGTCCGACGGCGGCGCCGGGGCCGAGGAGCCGCAGATCGCGACCCCCGCGGTCGCCGACACGGCGGGACCGCAGATCCCGTGGCTGCCGATCGGCATCGGCGGCGCCGCGCTCTTCGTCATCGGGCTGACCCTCGGCCTGCTCATCGGCGGTCGCAAGCGCCAGGTTCCGGCGTCGCAGCCGGTGGCGCCGCAGTCGGCCGCGGTCGACGCCGCGACGCCGGCCGAGCCGACGGGGCCCGCGGCGCCCTGA
- a CDS encoding HtaA domain-containing protein produces MSARIPLLRAASTALAALLVIGGTLVGGAAAHAVVEDPAAQGSESAPAADPAAPAAETAPADESATAEEPATDETGSGDGSGSGSGSEPGTGSEPGADADGGDPAVGAAGEARGGAGSAADGTEDPAGAVADEAGATTELAVSDATLSWGVKSSFRNYIYNFAMFEGKSTLLGSATQVAQTKNEDGVFNWTGGTGSADIDGSAADVAFGEGNGVHFQSHPMDTDGDGENDAYSLDMTFTNPHVVVTSATTAELRLDVEGHEFVDMTSVGDPYSFDDVVVADLVLNAPTNAHGVLTWTNAAATLSTDGASAFGGFYEAGEALDPVTFSTGPMATAPGPGEPEPAEPVETSITVSAASAAVELGAAASLTATVAPSDAAGTVQFAADGAALGKPRKVSAGVATLSTAALTVGARAITATFAPADPAAFAPSTSEAITVTVTDPSAPVTSDVDRATASWGVKSSFRNYIYNFTMFEGDSKLLGKTTQKAQSKGADGVFGWSGGSGEVTTQTRNGQTAVTSADIGFRAGDGVHFQSHPMTVGDERVYALDMTFTKVRIKITSETTAQLILDANGTEFKSMTEVGAPYAYPGVVMADLALPAVTQSGSTYTWTNAAATLTAAGAKAFGGFYPAGEALDPITFSFNSDVKIDTKKPTKTTLAASAEKLEAGQPVTLTASTAPKAIGGTVAFSAGGKSLGTAAMVRGGAATKTVTLPVGIHSVMATFTPKDAAYSHSISAAVTVTVAGEGPAGTPNPGATGSSGQAAGSLQWGVSQAFVAYTTCANKEAYGYSHCAKGEISTSGVGSGYLFPQSDDAGWNRETQTGTVGFSGTVAFTGYGMTMFNVTNPTITVTGPTSATLNTGNSTSFGSGSYELDLGSAAKSVGPNGEVTWSGVPVRGSLSSGGAGGSGSQSIGLDPLTFTVGATSGVSYGSTQAGGETKKYTAADTAPTRTGLTVLTDREKIAAGGRIELAATGFEADDEGILVVLYDGDGRNPVVLDEDATASATGAVSWQGTLPKDISDEHVITFQGSENAGSVIDVLDGAKKSADQAKNARALSAAAVAERETAQAGILAPVAGMAVWEWWASAGGLVLIAACMTALAVRQRRALS; encoded by the coding sequence GTGTCTGCTCGTATCCCGCTCCTCCGCGCCGCCTCGACCGCGCTCGCCGCACTGCTCGTGATCGGCGGCACCCTCGTCGGGGGCGCCGCGGCGCACGCGGTCGTCGAGGATCCCGCGGCGCAGGGCTCCGAGAGCGCGCCGGCGGCGGATCCCGCGGCTCCCGCGGCGGAGACCGCGCCCGCCGACGAGTCGGCGACCGCCGAGGAGCCGGCGACCGACGAGACCGGCTCCGGTGACGGGTCGGGATCGGGTTCCGGATCCGAGCCGGGCACGGGATCCGAGCCGGGCGCCGACGCCGATGGCGGCGATCCGGCGGTCGGGGCGGCGGGGGAGGCTCGAGGGGGCGCCGGGAGCGCGGCGGACGGCACCGAGGATCCGGCCGGAGCGGTCGCGGACGAGGCCGGGGCGACGACGGAGCTCGCGGTGAGCGATGCGACGTTGTCGTGGGGGGTGAAGTCGTCGTTCCGGAATTACATCTACAACTTCGCGATGTTCGAGGGAAAGTCGACGCTGCTGGGCAGTGCCACCCAGGTCGCTCAGACGAAGAACGAAGATGGAGTCTTCAACTGGACCGGCGGCACCGGCTCCGCTGATATCGATGGCTCTGCCGCTGATGTCGCGTTCGGCGAGGGGAATGGCGTGCATTTCCAGTCGCACCCGATGGACACTGACGGCGACGGCGAGAACGACGCGTACTCGCTGGACATGACGTTCACGAACCCGCACGTCGTGGTGACGTCGGCAACGACCGCCGAGCTTCGCCTTGATGTTGAGGGGCACGAGTTCGTCGATATGACGTCGGTGGGTGACCCGTACTCCTTCGATGACGTGGTGGTGGCGGATCTCGTCCTGAATGCACCGACGAACGCACACGGTGTACTGACCTGGACGAACGCTGCGGCAACGCTCTCGACGGATGGTGCTTCCGCCTTCGGCGGGTTCTACGAGGCCGGCGAAGCGCTCGACCCCGTCACCTTCTCGACGGGGCCGATGGCGACCGCTCCCGGGCCCGGCGAGCCCGAGCCGGCCGAGCCCGTCGAGACGAGCATCACGGTCTCCGCCGCATCCGCCGCGGTCGAGCTCGGGGCCGCCGCGTCGCTCACCGCGACGGTCGCGCCGAGCGACGCTGCCGGCACCGTCCAGTTCGCCGCCGATGGCGCGGCGCTCGGGAAGCCCCGGAAGGTCTCCGCCGGGGTCGCGACGCTCTCGACCGCGGCGCTGACCGTCGGCGCCCGTGCGATCACCGCGACGTTCGCGCCGGCCGATCCGGCGGCCTTCGCGCCGTCGACCTCGGAGGCCATCACCGTCACCGTGACCGACCCCTCCGCCCCGGTGACGAGCGACGTCGACCGGGCCACCGCGAGCTGGGGCGTCAAGTCGTCGTTCCGCAACTACATCTACAACTTCACGATGTTCGAGGGCGACTCGAAGCTGCTCGGCAAGACCACGCAGAAGGCGCAGTCGAAGGGTGCCGACGGCGTCTTCGGTTGGTCGGGCGGCAGCGGCGAGGTGACCACGCAGACGCGCAACGGGCAGACCGCGGTCACGAGCGCCGATATTGGGTTCCGCGCGGGCGACGGCGTGCACTTCCAGTCGCATCCCATGACCGTGGGCGACGAGCGGGTCTACGCCCTCGACATGACGTTCACGAAGGTGCGTATCAAGATCACCTCGGAGACCACCGCCCAGCTGATCCTCGATGCGAACGGCACCGAGTTCAAGAGTATGACCGAGGTCGGCGCCCCGTATGCGTACCCGGGGGTCGTCATGGCGGATCTCGCGCTCCCCGCGGTGACCCAGTCTGGGAGCACGTACACCTGGACGAACGCGGCCGCGACGCTCACCGCGGCGGGCGCGAAGGCCTTCGGCGGTTTCTACCCGGCGGGCGAGGCGCTCGATCCGATCACCTTCTCCTTCAACTCCGATGTGAAGATCGACACGAAGAAGCCCACGAAGACGACGCTCGCCGCCTCGGCCGAGAAGCTCGAGGCGGGCCAGCCGGTGACCCTCACCGCGTCGACCGCACCGAAGGCGATCGGGGGCACGGTCGCCTTCTCCGCCGGGGGGAAGTCGCTCGGCACGGCCGCGATGGTGCGCGGCGGAGCGGCGACGAAGACCGTGACGCTCCCCGTCGGCATCCACTCCGTCATGGCGACGTTCACACCGAAGGACGCGGCCTACAGTCATTCGATCTCCGCGGCAGTCACGGTCACGGTGGCCGGCGAGGGGCCCGCGGGCACCCCGAATCCCGGCGCAACCGGCTCCTCCGGCCAGGCCGCGGGCTCCCTCCAGTGGGGCGTCTCCCAGGCCTTCGTCGCCTACACGACCTGCGCGAACAAGGAGGCCTACGGCTACTCCCACTGCGCCAAGGGCGAGATCAGCACATCGGGGGTCGGCTCCGGGTACCTCTTCCCCCAGTCCGACGACGCGGGGTGGAACCGCGAGACCCAGACCGGCACCGTGGGCTTCAGCGGCACGGTCGCCTTCACCGGCTACGGGATGACGATGTTCAACGTCACGAATCCCACCATCACCGTCACCGGCCCCACGAGCGCGACCCTGAACACGGGCAACAGCACGTCTTTCGGCTCCGGCTCCTACGAGCTCGACCTCGGCAGCGCCGCGAAGTCCGTCGGACCGAACGGGGAGGTCACCTGGAGCGGGGTGCCCGTGCGCGGCTCCCTCTCGAGCGGCGGTGCCGGCGGCAGCGGGAGCCAGAGCATCGGGCTCGACCCCCTCACCTTCACCGTCGGAGCCACGAGCGGCGTGAGCTACGGCTCCACCCAGGCGGGAGGCGAGACGAAGAAGTACACCGCGGCGGACACCGCTCCGACGAGGACTGGGCTCACCGTGCTCACCGATCGCGAGAAGATCGCGGCAGGCGGCCGGATCGAACTCGCCGCGACGGGCTTCGAGGCCGACGACGAGGGCATCCTCGTCGTGCTGTACGACGGCGACGGGCGCAACCCCGTGGTGCTCGACGAGGACGCGACGGCCTCGGCCACGGGCGCCGTGAGCTGGCAGGGCACGTTGCCGAAGGACATCTCAGACGAGCACGTCATCACCTTCCAGGGCAGCGAGAACGCCGGATCCGTGATCGATGTCCTCGACGGCGCCAAGAAGTCGGCCGACCAGGCGAAGAACGCCCGGGCGCTGAGCGCCGCCGCCGTGGCCGAGCGCGAGACCGCGCAGGCGGGAATCCTCGCCCCCGTCGCGGGTATGGCAGTCTGGGAGTGGTGGGCGAGCGCCGGCGGCCTCGTCCTCATCGCCGCATGCATGACGGCCCTCGCCGTGCGTCAGCGCCGCGCCCTGAGCTGA
- a CDS encoding HtaA domain-containing protein, with protein sequence MSAQKGWRKLLATATAGLVVASGIALAPAAANAAPGTVADATLSWGVKSSFRNYIYNFAMFDGDSSLLGNTTQTAKTNGPDGVFNWSGGTGVGDTEGANADVSFGEGNGVHFQSHPMTVDGQQVYALDMTFTNPHVVVTSPTTGELRLDVEGYEFESMTSVGDPYAFDDVVLADLALAAPTNAGGTVTWTDAAATLTAEGSTAFGGFYPAGETLDPVTFSLPTTEVVPEATTTTLEVAPAASVVKGGDVTLTATLAPVEAQGEVQFFATDAEGAEQPIGAPVAVVDGVATLTTAEVPAGETSYRAEFAPNAFYVASESAPSAALRVIDTAQPELCSVGAGAKTYAGVDATWAWSAYSNEPNHTGGGGYAWTKVGGGNIAVDDTDFVLSDGTASVTADCTSIAFTGTARVEAYANFFPTNGQWVELVDPALVIDAAGNGAWTAEVRTGAGALNENSSERVAVATVSGAELPDFVDAGTASIVPDYAGTTAKGTWKSGYSDAWSNAFVNMIPSSIQAFYYASGAGSDAKKPAAPIELSWADAPVEIPFVDVQPGDKFYTEIAWMYTEGLSTGTKVGSEVYYRPANSVTREAMAAFLYRLAGEPAFTAPTKSPFADLKTGDRFYKEITWLASEGITTGTKIPGTNKANFLPREQISRAAMAAFMYRFAGEPSYSAPATSAFSDVKPGSGFYKEISWMHSTGISTGSKVGGKVVYQPKDAVKRNAMAAFVFRFDTWQNAAA encoded by the coding sequence ATGTCTGCACAGAAGGGCTGGCGGAAGCTTCTCGCGACCGCGACGGCCGGATTGGTCGTGGCGAGCGGTATCGCGCTCGCGCCGGCGGCCGCGAACGCCGCCCCCGGCACCGTCGCCGATGCGACGTTGTCGTGGGGAGTGAAGTCGTCGTTCCGGAATTACATCTACAACTTCGCGATGTTCGATGGCGATTCGTCGCTGCTGGGGAACACGACGCAGACCGCGAAGACGAACGGCCCGGACGGCGTGTTCAACTGGTCGGGCGGCACGGGCGTCGGCGATACCGAGGGTGCGAACGCCGATGTCTCCTTCGGCGAGGGCAATGGTGTGCATTTCCAGTCGCATCCGATGACGGTCGATGGTCAGCAGGTGTACGCGCTGGATATGACGTTCACGAACCCGCATGTGGTGGTGACGTCGCCGACGACGGGCGAGCTGCGGCTCGATGTGGAGGGCTACGAGTTCGAGAGCATGACCTCGGTCGGCGATCCGTATGCGTTCGATGATGTGGTGTTGGCGGATCTGGCGCTTGCGGCGCCGACGAACGCGGGTGGCACGGTCACCTGGACGGATGCGGCGGCGACGCTGACCGCGGAGGGGTCCACGGCGTTCGGGGGCTTCTATCCGGCGGGCGAGACCCTCGACCCCGTCACCTTCTCCCTCCCGACGACCGAGGTCGTCCCCGAGGCGACCACGACGACGCTCGAGGTGGCTCCCGCCGCATCGGTGGTCAAGGGCGGCGACGTCACCCTCACCGCCACGCTCGCGCCGGTCGAGGCGCAGGGCGAGGTGCAGTTCTTCGCGACCGACGCCGAGGGCGCCGAGCAGCCGATCGGGGCTCCCGTCGCCGTCGTCGACGGCGTCGCGACGCTGACGACCGCCGAGGTCCCCGCCGGCGAGACCAGCTACCGCGCCGAGTTCGCACCGAACGCCTTCTACGTCGCGAGCGAGAGCGCCCCGAGCGCCGCCCTGCGCGTGATCGACACGGCGCAGCCCGAGCTCTGCAGCGTCGGTGCCGGCGCCAAGACCTACGCCGGCGTCGACGCGACGTGGGCGTGGAGCGCCTACTCGAACGAGCCGAACCACACGGGCGGCGGCGGGTACGCCTGGACCAAGGTCGGCGGCGGGAACATCGCGGTCGACGACACCGACTTCGTGCTCTCCGACGGCACCGCGTCCGTCACCGCCGACTGCACGAGCATCGCCTTCACCGGCACCGCCCGCGTCGAGGCCTACGCGAACTTCTTCCCGACGAACGGCCAGTGGGTCGAGCTCGTCGATCCCGCCCTCGTGATCGACGCCGCCGGCAACGGCGCGTGGACCGCTGAGGTGCGCACGGGCGCGGGTGCGCTCAACGAGAACTCGTCCGAGCGCGTCGCGGTCGCCACCGTGAGCGGCGCCGAGCTGCCCGACTTCGTCGATGCCGGGACCGCGTCGATCGTGCCGGACTACGCGGGCACCACTGCGAAGGGAACCTGGAAGAGCGGCTACAGCGACGCCTGGTCGAACGCCTTCGTGAACATGATCCCGTCCTCCATCCAGGCCTTCTACTACGCGAGCGGCGCGGGCAGCGACGCGAAGAAGCCGGCCGCGCCGATCGAGCTCAGCTGGGCGGACGCTCCGGTCGAGATCCCGTTCGTCGATGTGCAGCCCGGTGACAAGTTCTACACCGAGATCGCCTGGATGTACACCGAGGGGCTCTCCACCGGCACGAAGGTGGGCTCCGAGGTCTACTACCGTCCCGCGAACTCCGTGACGCGCGAGGCGATGGCGGCCTTCCTCTACCGACTGGCGGGGGAGCCGGCGTTCACCGCGCCGACGAAGAGCCCGTTCGCCGATCTGAAGACCGGCGATCGCTTCTACAAGGAGATCACCTGGCTCGCGAGCGAGGGCATCACCACCGGAACGAAGATCCCCGGCACGAACAAGGCGAACTTCCTCCCGCGCGAGCAGATCAGCCGGGCCGCGATGGCCGCGTTCATGTACCGCTTCGCCGGCGAGCCGAGCTACTCCGCGCCCGCGACCTCCGCGTTCTCGGACGTGAAGCCCGGCAGCGGCTTCTACAAGGAGATCTCCTGGATGCACAGCACGGGCATCTCCACCGGCTCGAAGGTCGGCGGCAAGGTCGTGTACCAGCCGAAGGACGCGGTGAAGCGCAACGCCATGGCCGCGTTCGTCTTCCGCTTCGACACCTGGCAGAACGCCGCGGCGTAA
- a CDS encoding nitroreductase family protein, whose product MNPPIDDGGGGAAFQALRGRRSHSKVSDEAPSRAELERYLAAMSSISDHSGLRPWRIIELRGDARQRLGAGLAAAAGGDEAKFLAKATRAPLVLAIVISPRPSRKVPLWEQEAVGSGVAHVLELLLHEDGWGAMWRTGPHTRDPRVAAALGVEDPEYLLGWLYVGGIRERDRKQKPRAPLDVSQHLTAL is encoded by the coding sequence ATGAACCCTCCGATCGACGACGGGGGCGGCGGAGCGGCGTTCCAGGCGCTCCGCGGCCGCCGCTCCCACTCCAAGGTGAGCGATGAGGCGCCGAGTCGCGCCGAGCTCGAGCGCTACCTCGCCGCGATGTCGAGCATCTCCGATCACTCCGGTCTCCGGCCGTGGCGCATCATCGAGCTGCGCGGCGACGCCAGGCAGCGGCTGGGCGCGGGGCTCGCGGCGGCCGCGGGCGGAGACGAGGCCAAGTTTCTCGCCAAGGCGACGCGGGCCCCGCTCGTGCTGGCGATCGTGATCAGTCCGCGCCCGAGTCGCAAGGTGCCCCTCTGGGAGCAGGAGGCCGTCGGCAGCGGCGTCGCCCACGTGCTCGAACTGCTGCTCCACGAGGACGGGTGGGGAGCGATGTGGCGGACCGGGCCGCACACGCGGGATCCGCGGGTCGCGGCCGCACTCGGCGTCGAGGATCCCGAGTACCTCCTCGGCTGGCTCTACGTCGGAGGGATCCGCGAGCGCGACCGCAAGCAGAAGCCGCGCGCCCCGCTCGACGTCTCGCAGCACCTCACCGCACTGTAG